In one window of Acidobacteriota bacterium DNA:
- a CDS encoding Uma2 family endonuclease, translating into MSQPLIIYAPNVDHLITEDDEPVDNILSEKQQRLLTEPLYSSWQGPGDERTFVAMANVGIFYIAKNPPIVPDMFLSLDVELPDDLWAKEHRCYFVWEYGKPPDVVVEVVSNTIGEELGEKLKKYATMRVVYYIVFDPEKQLGKDVLKIYKLHGFKYRRQLSRKLDDVGLGLALWEGEYEGWKATWLRWTDMQGNLIATGRESIQQARAEKEKERAEKEAALERAEKLAAKLRELGHEPDKIR; encoded by the coding sequence ATGTCTCAACCGCTAATCATCTATGCGCCAAATGTTGACCATTTAATCACGGAGGATGATGAACCGGTAGACAACATCTTATCGGAGAAACAACAGCGACTGCTTACGGAACCGCTTTACAGTTCCTGGCAAGGTCCCGGCGATGAACGAACTTTTGTGGCGATGGCAAACGTCGGCATTTTTTACATCGCCAAAAATCCGCCCATCGTGCCGGATATGTTTTTGAGTCTCGATGTTGAACTGCCCGATGATTTGTGGGCGAAAGAACATCGGTGCTATTTCGTCTGGGAATACGGCAAGCCGCCCGATGTCGTCGTCGAAGTGGTATCGAATACGATTGGCGAAGAACTCGGCGAGAAATTGAAAAAATATGCGACCATGCGCGTGGTCTATTACATCGTCTTCGACCCGGAAAAACAACTCGGCAAAGATGTTTTAAAGATTTATAAATTGCACGGTTTCAAGTATCGTCGCCAGCTCTCAAGAAAGTTGGATGATGTAGGCTTGGGGTTGGCTTTGTGGGAAGGCGAATACGAAGGCTGGAAAGCGACCTGGTTACGCTGGACGGATATGCAAGGCAATCTCATTGCTACAGGCAGAGAGAGCATTCAACAAGCACGCGCTGAAAAAGAGAAAGAACGCGCTGAAAAAGAAGCCGCTCTGGAGCGCGCCGAAAAACTGGCGGCGAAGTTGCGCGAACTGGGTCACGAACCGGATAAAATCCGCTGA
- a CDS encoding DUF1028 domain-containing protein, with translation MRLPSFFVLVFISCAALKIAAQTNPSINDTKKSLAHHHTQIAQDGFATSRKPLRPVHTYSIVARDAETGQIGVAVQSHWFNVGSTVPWAEAGVGAVATQSFVDPSYGKLGLELMRTGKSAPDALKALLAGDEGREVRQVAMIDAEGRVAAHTGAKDIPEAGHIVGKNFSVQANLMLSNKVWGAMAEAFEKTKGDLAERMMAALEAAQAVGGDIRGKQSAALIVVAGKSTGKPWADKIFDIRVDDSPEPLKELRRLLLVHRAYNHMNAGDLAVEKNDNEAALREYSAAARLVPDNAEMVYWHAVALVNMKRVDESLPLFKKVFAMDKNWMTLTPRLAKVGLLPDDAKLIERILKAGS, from the coding sequence ATGCGTTTGCCAAGCTTTTTTGTTCTAGTTTTCATTTCATGTGCGGCGCTCAAAATCGCCGCACAAACCAATCCCTCCATTAACGATACAAAAAAATCGTTAGCCCATCACCATACGCAGATTGCACAAGACGGATTCGCAACCTCTCGCAAACCGTTGCGCCCGGTGCATACCTATTCCATCGTGGCGCGGGATGCGGAAACCGGACAAATCGGCGTAGCTGTACAATCGCACTGGTTCAATGTCGGCTCAACCGTCCCGTGGGCGGAAGCCGGTGTTGGCGCGGTCGCTACGCAATCCTTCGTTGACCCAAGCTACGGCAAACTCGGACTCGAACTCATGCGCACAGGCAAAAGCGCGCCCGATGCTTTAAAAGCTCTGCTGGCGGGTGACGAAGGGCGCGAGGTGCGCCAGGTCGCGATGATTGACGCTGAGGGGCGGGTCGCGGCGCATACCGGCGCAAAAGACATTCCCGAAGCCGGTCATATTGTCGGCAAAAATTTTTCCGTGCAAGCCAACCTCATGCTCAGCAATAAAGTGTGGGGCGCGATGGCTGAGGCTTTCGAGAAAACCAAAGGCGATCTGGCTGAACGCATGATGGCGGCACTTGAAGCTGCGCAAGCGGTCGGCGGCGATATTCGCGGCAAACAATCTGCCGCCTTGATTGTCGTCGCGGGTAAATCAACCGGCAAGCCCTGGGCGGATAAAATCTTTGATATTCGTGTGGATGATAGTCCCGAACCGCTCAAAGAATTGCGCCGCTTATTGCTGGTGCATCGCGCTTACAATCACATGAATGCAGGCGACCTTGCGGTTGAAAAGAACGATAACGAAGCGGCGCTCCGCGAATACAGCGCCGCCGCGCGGCTCGTCCCCGACAATGCCGAGATGGTTTACTGGCACGCCGTGGCGCTGGTGAATATGAAACGTGTGGATGAATCATTGCCGCTTTTTAAAAAGGTTTTTGCAATGGATAAAAACTGGATGACGCTGACGCCACGACTCGCGAAGGTGGGACTCTTGCCCGACGACGCCAAACTCATCGAACGCATTCTCAAAGCCGGAAGTTAA
- a CDS encoding MFS transporter — protein sequence MLATQTSTKEKLSRSAIIIGLVSFLSDSSSEMIYPVIPIFLTQVLHAPATVIGLIEGITNGFANIIPVIAGWLSDRSGKRKPIAFVGFVLSAISRPVVGLANFWSVVLAARFADRIGKGIRSAPKQALLSEAASASARGKVFGYDRAMDYLGSVVGPLLCILFLNSFGLTERHIFFIASVPAFLAALMILAVRETGEAVAHQSTVGKGATETPQIKPSVFKNFTPAYKRFLIVTTIFGLANSANSFLILRGKQLGLSTTAAILAYALFNAVSSLGSMPAGSASDRFGRRNILVIGYAMYALVYVGFGAASQAWMIWPLFALYGLFPALTDGVAKALAIDTAGKMGRATAIGIFSAVNGVTQIVASYVAGVLWDKINPSATFYFGAALATVSVGLLFLLLPSRLQSKSV from the coding sequence ATGCTGGCAACTCAAACCTCAACTAAAGAAAAACTATCGCGTAGCGCCATCATCATTGGGCTGGTGAGTTTTTTGTCGGATTCATCGAGCGAAATGATCTATCCGGTGATTCCGATTTTTCTCACACAGGTTTTACATGCGCCCGCAACCGTCATCGGTTTAATCGAAGGCATCACCAACGGCTTTGCCAATATTATTCCGGTCATCGCCGGTTGGCTCTCTGACCGTTCGGGAAAACGTAAACCCATCGCCTTTGTCGGGTTTGTGCTGTCGGCGATTTCAAGACCGGTTGTCGGGCTGGCGAATTTCTGGAGTGTGGTTTTAGCGGCGCGCTTTGCCGACCGCATCGGCAAAGGCATACGTTCCGCGCCAAAACAGGCATTGCTTTCGGAAGCGGCGTCGGCATCTGCACGCGGCAAAGTGTTTGGTTACGACCGGGCGATGGATTATCTAGGCTCGGTTGTGGGACCGCTGCTTTGTATTCTCTTTCTCAACAGCTTTGGTTTAACCGAACGCCACATCTTTTTTATCGCCAGCGTTCCGGCATTCTTAGCTGCCTTGATGATTCTCGCCGTTCGTGAAACCGGCGAGGCGGTAGCGCATCAATCAACCGTTGGTAAAGGCGCAACTGAAACTCCGCAAATAAAGCCTTCGGTCTTTAAAAATTTCACGCCCGCTTATAAACGCTTTTTAATCGTCACCACGATTTTTGGCTTGGCGAACTCGGCAAACTCCTTTCTGATTTTACGCGGCAAACAGTTGGGGCTTTCAACGACCGCAGCGATTCTCGCTTATGCGCTGTTTAACGCAGTTTCATCTTTGGGTTCAATGCCTGCGGGAAGCGCCAGCGACCGTTTTGGACGCCGCAATATTCTCGTCATCGGTTACGCCATGTATGCGCTGGTTTATGTCGGTTTCGGCGCGGCAAGTCAGGCGTGGATGATTTGGCCGCTGTTTGCCCTCTATGGACTCTTCCCGGCGCTCACCGATGGCGTTGCCAAAGCCTTAGCGATAGACACCGCCGGAAAGATGGGACGCGCCACGGCAATCGGCATTTTTTCTGCGGTCAACGGCGTCACACAAATTGTCGCAAGCTACGTTGCCGGGGTGCTGTGGGATAAAATCAATCCAAGCGCGACCTTTTATTTCGGAGCCGCGCTGGCAACCGTTTCCGTCGGTTTACTCTTTTTACTTTTACCTTCGCGCTTGCAAAGCAAATCAGTATAA
- a CDS encoding PASTA domain-containing protein, which yields MNPESKSERASTGSIIWTISRRLAMVVVLTLAFILSAAVTIYVVFRGGNTRVPDVVGKSEIDAKRLIESAQLEFRVQHRNDDAAAMNTVIETRPAANSAVKKNSVVTVVISNGPAQTKSANRIDAEEFLVSGFWSTAARHHCLSKNFANSTLDNLKL from the coding sequence ATGAATCCCGAATCAAAATCCGAACGCGCCAGCACCGGCAGCATCATCTGGACAATCTCGCGCAGGCTTGCAATGGTTGTGGTTCTGACGCTCGCCTTTATTCTGAGCGCCGCCGTCACCATCTATGTCGTCTTTCGCGGCGGCAACACCCGGGTTCCCGATGTCGTGGGCAAATCCGAAATTGATGCCAAGCGGTTGATTGAATCGGCGCAACTCGAATTTCGCGTACAACACCGCAACGATGACGCGGCGGCGATGAATACGGTGATCGAAACCCGACCGGCGGCAAATTCCGCGGTCAAGAAAAACTCTGTGGTTACGGTCGTCATCAGCAATGGCCCGGCGCAAACCAAAAGCGCAAACCGCATTGACGCTGAGGAGTTTCTGGTTTCCGGTTTTTGGTCAACAGCCGCTCGTCATCATTGCTTATCCAAAAATTTCGCCAACTCAACGTTAGACAACCTGAAACTATAA
- a CDS encoding energy transducer TonB: protein MKMKFRLSVFLVVFSCALVSLAQDKERDCGFSKYKATRRSHEKEKMRVAPEYPQFAKEARIQGSIIVKVLLDEKGDVIKACGLTGHPLLWDVAQKAAMEWKFGTYTSSSLNNKNAQVYRVTVITFNFNLNQQ, encoded by the coding sequence ATGAAGATGAAATTCAGGCTTTCAGTTTTTCTTGTCGTGTTTTCTTGCGCTTTGGTGAGTCTTGCGCAAGATAAAGAACGAGACTGCGGCTTTTCTAAATATAAAGCAACAAGAAGAAGTCATGAAAAAGAGAAAATGAGAGTTGCGCCTGAATATCCGCAATTTGCCAAAGAAGCACGTATTCAAGGCTCAATTATTGTTAAAGTGTTGCTGGATGAAAAAGGCGATGTTATTAAAGCCTGTGGATTAACGGGTCATCCGTTACTCTGGGATGTAGCGCAAAAAGCGGCAATGGAATGGAAGTTCGGCACATACACAAGTTCATCTTTAAATAACAAAAACGCACAGGTGTATCGTGTCACCGTCATCACTTTCAACTTCAACTTAAATCAACAATGA
- the rpe gene encoding ribulose-phosphate 3-epimerase, translating into MIEIAPSILSADFSRLGEEVRAAERGGAGIIHIDVMDGHFVPNITIGPLVVKAVRQVTALPLDCHLMITDPDNYIEDFARAGANLISVHVEAVAHLHRTVTAIRKLGCRPGVVLNPATPLATLEEILPFIDYVLLMSVNPGFGGQSFIETALDKVSRLRAMIQNRGLNIHIEIDGGIDLPNIAEVARRGAEWFVAGSAVFGKGNAEAATRALRQKALESLAI; encoded by the coding sequence ATGATTGAAATCGCCCCGTCAATTCTATCCGCAGATTTTTCCAGGCTTGGTGAAGAGGTGCGCGCCGCAGAACGCGGTGGCGCGGGAATCATTCATATCGATGTGATGGATGGTCATTTTGTTCCCAACATCACTATCGGACCACTCGTCGTGAAAGCGGTTCGTCAAGTAACCGCGCTGCCGCTCGATTGTCATTTAATGATTACCGACCCGGACAACTATATCGAAGATTTCGCCCGCGCCGGAGCCAATCTCATCTCTGTACATGTCGAAGCGGTTGCGCATCTGCATCGCACCGTGACAGCGATTCGCAAACTCGGTTGTCGCCCCGGCGTGGTCTTAAACCCTGCGACGCCGCTTGCCACCCTTGAAGAGATTTTGCCGTTCATTGATTATGTGTTGCTGATGTCTGTCAATCCCGGTTTCGGCGGGCAATCGTTCATAGAGACCGCGCTTGACAAGGTCAGTCGGCTACGCGCTATGATTCAAAATCGCGGACTGAATATTCATATTGAAATTGACGGAGGCATTGACCTCCCGAATATTGCAGAAGTTGCACGACGCGGCGCGGAATGGTTTGTCGCCGGTTCTGCGGTATTTGGCAAAGGCAATGCGGAAGCGGCAACCCGCGCTTTGCGTCAAAAAGCTTTAGAATCACTGGCAATTTAA
- a CDS encoding ABC transporter substrate-binding protein, with amino-acid sequence MNLHKHRARAKKNCLLPTAYCLLRVAYCLLLIAFLIPLSSCKPRRDAGTLVIAIEILPRGFDPRFSTNNTYSARIMQLIYDTLLVKDDNFELIPSLAEKFEESEDHQIFTFHLRPNVRFHNDKPLTAADVKYTFQSLLSPELKSPIRGLLDKISSIETPDAMTVVFRAREPYYTFLANLPAIGIIPDGAGVEMSTAPIGSGPYKFVSYTEGDAVKLAANPNYWGGAPHIPRVEVKFVADNSTRQAEVMSGDIDLAYNTGFDPETVRALRGRRGTQVIEVKGVNVDYMGVNLAPSSPMSNAKVRQAVAYAIDRDVIIKRLLRDQATRAEAILPTSHWAYEKNVRVYDHDPERAKQLLDEAGFKDPDGDGAEMRLTIKIMTNTTQITRNIASVMKEQLRQVGINLELESFEFATLLDKVTKGQFDMYYLRVIGANHNTDVFQFIYHSRYQNTEFNDAIARLRAETDTTKMQPLLNTLAANLAKKQFCPNARVQALAGKAESTNEASEKKQIYLDIARLLTDRGGQNRMRYCNPQLDQWIVEAERANDRAAKLDLYAKIQKQVAEDLPQIYLWYQSNVLVASSRVANIELDQYGSWYFIAKLTLAEK; translated from the coding sequence ATGAACCTTCATAAACACCGCGCGCGCGCCAAGAAAAACTGCCTACTGCCTACTGCCTACTGCCTACTACGTGTCGCCTACTGCCTACTGCTCATCGCTTTCCTGATTCCGCTATCGAGTTGCAAGCCAAGACGCGATGCGGGGACGCTGGTGATTGCCATTGAAATTTTGCCGCGTGGATTTGACCCGCGCTTTTCGACGAATAACACCTATTCGGCGCGCATCATGCAACTTATCTATGACACCTTGCTGGTCAAAGATGATAACTTTGAACTCATTCCGTCGCTTGCCGAAAAGTTTGAAGAATCCGAAGACCATCAAATCTTCACCTTTCATCTGCGCCCGAACGTCAGGTTTCATAATGACAAACCGCTCACCGCAGCCGATGTAAAATACACGTTTCAATCCTTGCTTTCGCCGGAACTCAAATCACCGATTCGCGGATTGCTTGATAAAATCTCCTCGATTGAAACGCCTGATGCGATGACCGTTGTCTTTCGCGCCCGCGAACCGTACTACACTTTTCTTGCAAATCTTCCGGCAATCGGCATCATCCCGGATGGCGCAGGCGTTGAAATGAGCACCGCGCCAATCGGTTCGGGACCTTATAAATTCGTCTCCTACACCGAAGGCGACGCGGTGAAACTCGCGGCAAACCCGAACTACTGGGGAGGCGCGCCGCACATCCCCCGCGTCGAAGTCAAATTCGTTGCCGATAACAGCACGCGACAAGCCGAAGTCATGAGCGGCGATATTGACCTGGCTTACAACACCGGCTTTGACCCCGAAACGGTTCGCGCCTTGCGCGGGCGACGCGGCACACAGGTCATCGAAGTCAAAGGCGTCAATGTCGATTATATGGGCGTCAATCTCGCGCCTTCGTCGCCAATGTCGAATGCGAAAGTGCGCCAGGCGGTAGCTTACGCGATTGACCGTGATGTGATTATCAAACGATTGTTGCGCGATCAGGCGACCCGCGCCGAAGCCATTCTGCCGACTTCGCATTGGGCTTACGAAAAAAATGTCCGCGTGTATGACCACGACCCGGAACGCGCCAAACAACTTTTGGATGAAGCCGGGTTTAAAGACCCGGATGGCGACGGCGCAGAGATGCGGTTGACGATTAAAATCATGACCAACACCACGCAGATTACCCGCAACATCGCCTCGGTGATGAAAGAGCAACTGCGACAAGTTGGCATCAACCTTGAACTGGAATCCTTCGAGTTTGCAACCCTGCTGGATAAAGTGACCAAAGGGCAATTCGATATGTATTACCTGCGGGTCATCGGCGCAAATCACAACACTGACGTCTTTCAATTCATCTATCACAGCCGCTATCAAAACACGGAATTCAACGACGCGATTGCTCGGCTTCGCGCCGAAACCGACACAACGAAAATGCAACCATTGTTGAATACGCTTGCCGCCAATCTTGCGAAAAAACAATTCTGTCCGAATGCCAGAGTGCAGGCGCTGGCTGGCAAAGCTGAGTCAACCAATGAGGCGAGTGAGAAGAAACAGATTTATTTAGACATCGCGCGGCTACTGACCGACAGAGGCGGGCAAAATCGCATGCGTTATTGCAATCCGCAACTCGATCAGTGGATTGTTGAAGCCGAACGCGCCAATGACCGCGCCGCCAAGTTGGATTTGTATGCAAAAATTCAAAAACAGGTTGCCGAAGATTTGCCGCAGATTTATCTGTGGTATCAATCGAATGTCCTGGTTGCAAGCTCGCGCGTCGCCAACATCGAACTCGACCAATACGGCTCGTGGTATTTCATTGCGAAACTGACGCTCGCAGAAAAATAA
- a CDS encoding long-chain fatty acid--CoA ligase produces the protein MLSTMQDRPLTITEIFKHGRKIYPDSEVITFMGDESRRAAYAEVARRVGKLAHALTKLGVKSSDRVATFCWNNQEHLEAYFAVPCMGAVMHTLNLRLFPDQLTYIANHAEDKIIIVDDSLVPLLARVVKDLKTVEKYIVVGNGDASALGVEVLRYEELIENEDSDFAFPEIDERQAAAMCYTSGTTGHPKGVVYSHRSNYLHSFAATSSMLLALNQSDRVLPIVPMFHANAWGLPYACWMAGADFLMPNRFLQAEPLCKFIAAERPTFSGAVPTIWNDILRYAENNPVDLSSVKRIICGGSAVPRVLMEKFEQRYGIPIIQAWGMTETSPIGAMAIPPKGIDPEEEIEWRVKTGRVAMGVELRLMDDETELPWDGESVGEIEVRGPWITGSYYGDDAPEKFHDGWLRTGDVGTVNDKGFIQITDRAKDVIKSGGEWISTVELENTIMGHPEVIEAAVISVPDEKWDERPLACVVLKEGSMTTATELRDYLSKKVAKWWIPERWSFISEVPKTSVGKFDKKVLRARREKGELEIISE, from the coding sequence ATGCTCAGCACCATGCAGGATAGACCTTTGACGATTACTGAAATTTTTAAACACGGAAGAAAGATTTATCCCGACAGCGAAGTCATCACTTTTATGGGCGATGAGTCGCGCCGCGCCGCTTACGCGGAAGTCGCCCGGCGGGTCGGGAAACTTGCCCACGCGCTTACCAAACTCGGTGTTAAATCCAGTGACCGCGTCGCGACCTTTTGCTGGAACAATCAGGAACACCTCGAAGCCTATTTTGCCGTGCCCTGCATGGGCGCTGTGATGCACACCCTGAATCTGCGCCTGTTTCCTGACCAACTCACTTACATCGCCAATCATGCCGAAGACAAAATCATCATCGTTGATGATTCGCTGGTGCCCTTGCTTGCCCGCGTGGTCAAGGATTTAAAGACCGTTGAAAAATATATCGTCGTCGGCAACGGCGATGCGTCGGCGCTTGGCGTTGAAGTTTTGCGTTACGAAGAGTTAATCGAAAATGAAGACAGTGATTTCGCTTTTCCTGAAATTGATGAACGACAGGCGGCAGCGATGTGTTATACCAGCGGCACTACAGGCCATCCGAAAGGCGTGGTCTATTCGCATCGCTCCAATTATCTGCATTCGTTTGCCGCGACCTCTTCGATGCTGCTGGCGCTCAATCAAAGCGACCGCGTCTTGCCAATTGTGCCGATGTTTCATGCGAATGCCTGGGGTTTGCCGTATGCCTGCTGGATGGCGGGCGCGGATTTCCTGATGCCGAATCGGTTTTTGCAAGCCGAGCCGCTTTGCAAATTCATCGCTGCGGAACGCCCAACCTTTTCCGGCGCGGTGCCGACCATCTGGAACGACATTCTACGTTATGCGGAAAACAACCCTGTGGATTTGTCTTCGGTGAAAAGAATCATCTGTGGCGGTTCGGCGGTGCCGCGCGTGTTGATGGAAAAATTTGAACAACGTTATGGCATACCCATTATTCAAGCGTGGGGCATGACGGAAACTTCACCGATTGGCGCAATGGCGATTCCGCCGAAAGGCATCGACCCGGAAGAAGAGATCGAATGGCGGGTCAAAACCGGGCGCGTGGCGATGGGCGTTGAATTGCGTTTAATGGATGACGAAACCGAATTGCCCTGGGATGGCGAATCGGTCGGTGAAATCGAAGTGCGCGGACCCTGGATTACCGGCTCTTATTATGGCGATGATGCGCCGGAAAAATTCCATGACGGCTGGTTGCGTACCGGCGATGTCGGAACCGTCAATGACAAAGGCTTCATTCAAATCACCGACCGCGCCAAAGACGTCATCAAATCGGGCGGCGAATGGATTTCCACCGTTGAATTGGAAAACACGATTATGGGTCACCCGGAGGTTATCGAAGCCGCAGTGATTTCCGTACCCGACGAGAAATGGGATGAACGTCCGCTCGCCTGTGTCGTACTCAAAGAGGGTTCAATGACAACCGCCACTGAGTTGCGCGATTATTTAAGCAAAAAAGTCGCCAAGTGGTGGATACCGGAACGCTGGTCTTTTATTAGCGAAGTACCCAAGACCAGTGTCGGTAAATTCGATAAAAAGGTGCTTCGCGCGCGTCGCGAAAAAGGCGAACTCGAAATTATCAGCGAGTAA